In Salinigranum marinum, one DNA window encodes the following:
- the yjjX gene encoding inosine/xanthosine triphosphatase yields the protein MRVVVGSGNPVKRDATARVFDRATVEAVAVASGVSEQPVGHVETRRGAATRAVRALDEAGDAPVDAPDLGVGIEAGVATVEGVDPARGVEGADAVATVGDGLSLVMWAAVTDGDRLWYGGGPTFPIPDHIAARVRAGEELGPVMDDVLGVDDVARKQGAVGVFTAGRVTRTDALETAVAAAAGPFLSERYV from the coding sequence ATGCGAGTCGTGGTCGGCAGCGGCAACCCGGTGAAACGCGACGCGACGGCACGGGTCTTCGACAGGGCGACCGTCGAGGCGGTCGCCGTCGCCTCGGGCGTGAGCGAACAGCCCGTGGGACACGTGGAGACACGCCGGGGTGCGGCCACGCGAGCGGTGCGCGCGCTCGATGAGGCCGGTGACGCTCCGGTGGACGCGCCCGACCTCGGCGTCGGGATCGAAGCCGGCGTCGCGACCGTCGAGGGGGTGGACCCGGCCCGCGGCGTCGAGGGTGCTGACGCCGTCGCGACCGTCGGCGATGGCCTCTCGCTCGTCATGTGGGCGGCCGTCACGGACGGCGACCGGCTCTGGTACGGCGGCGGTCCAACGTTCCCGATCCCCGACCACATCGCCGCCCGGGTCCGCGCCGGCGAGGAACTCGGGCCCGTGATGGACGACGTCCTCGGCGTCGACGACGTCGCGAGGAAACAGGGCGCAGTCGGGGTGTTCACCGCCGGCCGGGTGACGCGCACCGACGCCCTCGAAACAGCGGTCGCGGCCGCCGCCGGGCCGTTCCTGAGCGAGCGGTACGTCTAA
- a CDS encoding flippase-like domain-containing protein, with product MERQTSVEVSVVLPAYNEADSIEHTVERTLDALGAFLDGGYEVVVAEDGCDDDTPEIAARLADADDRVRHVHSDTRLGRGGALERAFRAADGDVLVYFDTDLATDLKHLEELVECVRSGKYDVATGSRWFPGQIADRPAKRGIPSRGYNELVRLFLRSELRDHQCGFKSFSREAFEHLSTRVEDTHWFWDTEMLVRAQREGFRVAEFPVEWTAKGDTKVDLVRDVFGMGSQIIRTWWQLTVRPRVTRRVTLTAGALLTVLALALMTQYIDFGAVVTEMRQAEPMLVAIAAVVYVLSWPLRGARYRDILAEQGYETNVGFLTGAIFISQTGNLVFPARAGDAVRAYVVKLRRGIPYPSGFASLAVERVFDLLTITALAGCVLLGYTATGQTAEIARTVTGAEGAGRVAVTVASVVGLAALVAVAAIVVSARAETNVVRRAIHRVSTDSYADYVADVVERFVGDVQRVAGTRAGFGRVGLSSVLIWTLDVVTAVLVLQAFDPGLTLVTLVSVGFFAVSVGNLAKVLPLSPGGVGLYEGAFTLLVVGLTGVSYPLALGAAVLDHAVKNIVTVIGGVASMLALNVSLTTAVDQSADRGEIDAEVVQDD from the coding sequence ATGGAGCGGCAGACGTCGGTGGAGGTGAGCGTCGTCCTCCCGGCGTACAACGAGGCGGACAGCATCGAGCACACCGTCGAGCGGACGCTCGACGCGCTCGGTGCGTTCCTTGACGGCGGCTACGAGGTCGTCGTCGCCGAAGACGGCTGCGACGACGACACGCCCGAGATCGCCGCCCGACTCGCCGACGCCGACGATCGGGTCCGACACGTCCACAGCGACACGCGCCTCGGACGCGGCGGCGCACTCGAACGGGCGTTCCGGGCCGCCGACGGCGACGTCCTCGTCTACTTCGACACCGACCTCGCCACGGACCTGAAACACCTCGAAGAGCTGGTCGAGTGCGTCCGCTCGGGTAAGTACGACGTCGCGACCGGGTCGCGCTGGTTCCCCGGGCAGATCGCCGACCGCCCGGCGAAGCGGGGCATCCCCTCCCGCGGCTACAACGAACTCGTCCGGCTGTTCCTGCGCTCGGAGCTTCGCGACCACCAGTGCGGGTTCAAGTCCTTCAGCCGCGAGGCGTTCGAGCACCTCTCCACCCGAGTGGAGGACACCCACTGGTTCTGGGACACGGAGATGCTCGTCCGCGCCCAGCGCGAGGGCTTTCGCGTCGCGGAGTTCCCCGTCGAGTGGACGGCCAAGGGGGATACGAAAGTCGATCTCGTCCGCGACGTATTCGGGATGGGGTCGCAGATCATCCGGACGTGGTGGCAGCTCACGGTCCGCCCGCGCGTGACCCGGCGCGTGACGCTCACTGCCGGCGCGCTCCTGACGGTGCTCGCGCTCGCGCTGATGACCCAGTACATCGACTTCGGTGCGGTCGTCACCGAGATGCGACAGGCCGAGCCGATGCTCGTGGCGATCGCTGCGGTCGTCTACGTCCTCTCGTGGCCGCTCAGAGGCGCGCGCTACCGCGATATCCTCGCCGAGCAGGGGTACGAGACGAACGTCGGCTTCCTGACGGGGGCGATCTTCATCTCACAGACGGGGAACCTCGTCTTCCCCGCCCGCGCCGGCGACGCCGTCCGGGCGTACGTCGTCAAGCTCCGTCGCGGCATCCCGTACCCCTCGGGCTTCGCATCGCTGGCCGTCGAACGCGTCTTCGACCTCCTGACGATCACCGCGCTCGCGGGATGCGTCCTGCTCGGCTACACCGCGACGGGACAGACCGCCGAGATCGCCCGCACCGTCACGGGTGCGGAGGGTGCCGGGCGCGTGGCCGTCACCGTCGCCTCGGTCGTCGGGCTGGCGGCGCTCGTCGCCGTCGCGGCCATCGTCGTCTCGGCTCGCGCGGAGACGAACGTCGTCCGGCGGGCGATCCATCGCGTCTCGACCGACTCGTACGCCGACTACGTCGCCGACGTCGTCGAGCGGTTCGTCGGTGACGTCCAGCGGGTCGCCGGCACCCGCGCGGGCTTCGGACGCGTCGGCCTCTCCAGCGTGCTCATCTGGACGCTCGACGTCGTGACCGCCGTCCTCGTTCTCCAGGCGTTCGACCCCGGACTGACGCTCGTGACGCTCGTCTCCGTCGGCTTCTTCGCCGTCAGCGTCGGCAATCTCGCCAAGGTCCTGCCGCTCTCGCCGGGCGGGGTCGGCCTGTACGAGGGGGCGTTCACCCTGCTGGTGGTTGGCCTGACGGGCGTCTCCTACCCGCTCGCACTTGGTGCGGCCGTCCTCGATCACGCAGTCAAGAACATCGTGACCGTGATCGGCGGCGTGGCGTCGATGCTCGCGCTGAACGTCTCGTTGACGACCGCGGTCGACCAGAGCGCGGACAGAGGCGAGATCGACGCCGAGGTCGTCCAAGACGACTGA
- a CDS encoding DUF7123 family protein has protein sequence MSTTTQATTTDLSAKQRRILQYLRTEAGERTYFKSRLIAEDLGLSAKEVGANMRAILDGEFDITVEKWGYSSGTTWKVTQ, from the coding sequence ATGAGCACGACGACCCAGGCGACGACGACCGACCTCTCGGCGAAACAGCGGCGGATCCTCCAGTACCTCCGCACCGAAGCGGGGGAGCGGACCTACTTCAAGTCGCGACTCATCGCCGAGGACCTCGGGCTCTCGGCAAAGGAGGTCGGTGCGAACATGCGGGCCATTCTCGACGGCGAGTTCGACATCACGGTCGAGAAGTGGGGCTACTCCTCGGGAACGACCTGGAAAGTCACGCAGTGA
- a CDS encoding winged helix-turn-helix transcriptional regulator — protein sequence MADHPDVDEEKRSTLRRFAALGAATPLVGLGGRDQGDDAGADASEARTAIRGYLATTPGAHFSKVRDDLKLGTGETQHHLRRLLDAGAVETRKDGDYRRYFAAGQFSDFEQVALGYLRRGTARGLLIALLRDPDATGSEIAATLDVSRATVSTTAKELDAAGLLSRTDGYAIRNPETLLTLLVRFADSFGPDAVAFAAEAADLIRFDPGA from the coding sequence ATGGCCGACCACCCGGACGTCGACGAGGAGAAACGGTCGACGCTCCGCCGGTTCGCCGCGCTCGGCGCGGCGACGCCGCTCGTCGGCCTCGGCGGGCGGGACCAGGGTGACGACGCCGGGGCGGATGCGAGCGAGGCGCGGACGGCCATCCGCGGCTACCTGGCGACGACGCCGGGCGCACACTTCTCGAAGGTCCGCGACGACCTCAAACTCGGGACGGGCGAGACCCAACACCACCTCCGGCGACTGCTCGACGCGGGCGCCGTCGAGACGCGAAAGGACGGCGACTACCGCCGTTACTTCGCGGCGGGGCAGTTCTCCGACTTCGAGCAGGTCGCCCTCGGCTACCTCCGGCGGGGGACCGCCCGTGGCCTCCTCATCGCCCTCCTCCGTGATCCGGACGCGACCGGGAGCGAGATCGCCGCGACTCTCGACGTCTCGCGGGCGACCGTCAGCACGACCGCCAAGGAACTCGACGCGGCGGGACTCCTCTCGCGGACCGACGGCTACGCCATCCGCAACCCGGAGACGCTGTTGACGCTGCTCGTCCGCTTCGCCGACTCGTTCGGTCCGGACGCCGTTGCCTTCGCCGCCGAGGCCGCCGACCTCATTCGGTTCGATCCCGGCGCCTGA
- a CDS encoding SPFH domain-containing protein, translated as MALETLAVVPLQLGLGIATFAIGFLVLVLAIATVWSMVEIVDAYEKKALTVFGEYRKLLEPGINFIPPFVSRTYAFDMRTQTLDVPRQEAITRDNSPVTADAVVYIKVMDAKKAFLEVDDYKKAVSNLAQTTLRAVLGDMELDDTLNKRQEINARIRKELDEPTDEWGVRVESVEVREVNPSPDVQQAMEQQTSAERRRRAMILEAQGERRSAVETAEGEKQSNIIRAQGKKQSQILEAQGDAISTVLRAKSAESMGERAIIDKGMETLERIGQGESTTFVLPQELSSLLGRYGKQLTGSDVQEQAGLDSLEFDEETRGMLGLDDIDEILGQIDEAAEMDVEQMEKEAEAIKAGNVDADIKSADEVVAEADESAMDAEEAITEVDTDGGAPDPDPDDEDEEMEFDTNLES; from the coding sequence ATGGCCCTCGAAACACTCGCAGTGGTCCCCCTCCAACTCGGACTGGGAATCGCCACCTTCGCGATCGGCTTCCTCGTCCTCGTGCTCGCCATCGCGACAGTGTGGTCGATGGTCGAGATCGTCGACGCCTACGAGAAGAAGGCGCTCACGGTGTTCGGGGAGTACCGCAAACTCCTGGAACCGGGTATCAACTTCATCCCGCCGTTCGTCTCGCGGACGTACGCGTTCGACATGCGGACGCAGACGCTCGACGTCCCCCGTCAAGAGGCGATCACCCGCGACAACTCGCCCGTCACGGCCGACGCCGTCGTTTACATCAAGGTGATGGACGCGAAGAAGGCCTTTCTGGAAGTGGACGACTACAAGAAGGCCGTCTCGAACCTTGCCCAGACGACCCTCCGGGCCGTGCTCGGCGACATGGAACTGGACGACACACTGAACAAGCGCCAGGAGATCAACGCGAGAATCCGAAAAGAGCTCGACGAACCCACCGACGAGTGGGGCGTCCGGGTCGAGTCCGTGGAAGTTCGGGAAGTGAACCCGAGCCCCGACGTCCAGCAGGCGATGGAGCAGCAGACCTCCGCCGAGCGCCGTCGCCGCGCCATGATCCTCGAAGCGCAGGGTGAACGTCGCTCCGCCGTCGAGACCGCCGAAGGTGAGAAGCAGTCGAACATCATCCGCGCCCAGGGGAAGAAGCAGTCACAGATCCTCGAAGCGCAGGGTGACGCCATCTCGACCGTCCTCCGCGCGAAGTCCGCCGAATCGATGGGCGAGCGCGCCATCATCGACAAGGGGATGGAGACGCTGGAGCGGATCGGCCAGGGCGAGTCGACGACGTTCGTCCTCCCGCAGGAACTCAGCTCGCTCCTGGGTCGGTACGGCAAACAGTTGACCGGCAGCGACGTGCAAGAACAGGCCGGCCTCGACAGCCTGGAGTTCGACGAGGAGACCCGGGGGATGCTCGGGCTCGACGACATCGACGAGATCCTCGGGCAGATCGACGAGGCCGCCGAGATGGACGTCGAACAGATGGAGAAGGAGGCCGAGGCGATCAAGGCCGGCAACGTCGACGCCGATATCAAGAGCGCCGACGAAGTGGTCGCGGAGGCGGACGAGTCGGCGATGGACGCCGAGGAGGCGATCACCGAAGTCGACACCGACGGCGGCGCACCCGACCCCGACCCCGACGACGAGGACGAGGAGATGGAGTTCGACACGAACCTCGAATCCTGA
- a CDS encoding FKBP-type peptidyl-prolyl cis-trans isomerase has translation MTATVEPGDTVVLEYVGRFDSGGVFDTSHYEVAEAHGLVEAQGREQSDYKPLSFTVGEERVIEGLDEGLVGLSVGEETTIEVPPAKGYGEFDSDRVREYDAESFEAMVGQEPEIGLHVHAENGLHGDVTAITDEVVEVDFNHELAGKTLVFEVEIVDVR, from the coding sequence ATGACCGCGACCGTCGAGCCGGGAGACACAGTCGTCCTCGAGTACGTCGGCCGTTTCGATAGCGGCGGCGTCTTCGACACCTCACACTACGAGGTCGCCGAGGCGCACGGACTCGTCGAGGCACAGGGACGCGAGCAGAGCGACTACAAGCCCCTGTCGTTCACCGTCGGCGAGGAACGCGTCATCGAGGGGCTCGACGAGGGGCTCGTGGGGCTGTCCGTCGGCGAGGAGACGACGATCGAGGTGCCGCCCGCGAAGGGGTACGGCGAGTTCGACTCAGACCGGGTACGGGAGTACGACGCGGAGTCGTTCGAGGCGATGGTGGGCCAGGAACCGGAGATCGGGCTCCACGTCCACGCCGAGAACGGGCTCCACGGCGACGTGACCGCCATCACCGACGAGGTCGTCGAAGTCGACTTCAATCACGAACTTGCGGGCAAGACCCTGGTGTTCGAGGTCGAGATCGTCGACGTGCGCTGA
- a CDS encoding TrkH family potassium uptake protein, with amino-acid sequence MGSLFGGYVDVRASLRVVGSVLKRIALAPLFPALVAIYYGESPLPFLAMFAVTAGIGVGLERLHPRTEIDHRETFLVVSLTWLVVPLVGTIPYLIAGQGTVADPVNALFESMSGFTTTGATVLGEISFDRHTRSILLWRQFTQWLGGMGLLVLMIAVLPELSVGGAQLMNEESPGLSIEKLTPRIRESAKVLWKIYLGFTLAAAALYYALHLAGLAPNMNLYNAVAHALTTLPTGGFSPEARSAEAFSPAAQWAIILFMIVAGTNFALYWYALRGSPERFVGNKEFRSYLGAMGVVGLLLAGLLFAGVGLGVVPTSVATIPGHTERALRHGLFQSVAVVTTTGYASMDFNTWDQSTQVILLFAMFLGGSAGSAAGSVKIVRWYVVQQTVARELFTTVHPEAVRPVRLSDAPIDEDTIRSVIVFVMTFLALFVASTVLVFLDGLRTGLDLSALEAASVAIATLGNVGPGFGLVGPMNSFLPFSDAAKLYMVVLMWIGRLEVLSVLVIFTPSFWRR; translated from the coding sequence ATGGGTTCACTGTTCGGCGGGTACGTCGACGTCCGGGCGAGCCTCCGGGTGGTCGGCTCCGTTCTCAAGCGCATCGCCCTCGCCCCGCTGTTCCCGGCCCTCGTCGCGATCTACTACGGCGAGAGCCCGCTCCCGTTCCTCGCGATGTTCGCCGTCACTGCGGGGATCGGCGTCGGGCTCGAACGGCTCCACCCGCGCACGGAGATCGACCACCGCGAGACGTTCCTCGTCGTCAGCCTCACGTGGCTCGTCGTCCCGCTGGTCGGCACCATCCCGTATCTGATCGCCGGGCAGGGAACCGTCGCCGACCCCGTCAACGCGCTGTTCGAGTCGATGTCTGGGTTCACGACGACCGGCGCGACCGTGCTGGGCGAGATCTCGTTCGACCGCCACACCCGATCGATTCTGCTGTGGCGACAGTTCACGCAGTGGCTCGGCGGGATGGGACTCCTCGTGCTCATGATCGCTGTCCTCCCGGAGCTCTCCGTCGGGGGCGCACAGCTCATGAACGAGGAGTCCCCCGGACTGTCGATCGAGAAGCTCACGCCACGGATCCGCGAGTCTGCGAAAGTCCTCTGGAAGATCTACCTCGGCTTCACCCTGGCCGCCGCGGCGCTGTACTACGCCCTCCACCTCGCGGGCCTGGCACCGAACATGAACCTCTACAACGCGGTCGCTCACGCGCTGACGACGCTTCCCACCGGCGGGTTCTCGCCGGAGGCCCGGAGCGCCGAGGCGTTCTCGCCGGCCGCACAGTGGGCGATCATCCTGTTCATGATCGTCGCGGGGACGAACTTCGCCCTCTACTGGTACGCGCTTCGGGGGAGCCCCGAGCGGTTCGTCGGCAACAAGGAGTTCCGGAGCTACCTCGGCGCGATGGGCGTCGTCGGCCTCCTCTTGGCGGGGCTGTTGTTCGCGGGGGTCGGGCTCGGGGTGGTCCCGACGAGCGTCGCGACGATCCCCGGCCACACCGAGCGGGCGCTCCGGCACGGGCTCTTCCAGTCGGTCGCCGTCGTCACCACCACCGGCTACGCGAGTATGGATTTCAATACGTGGGACCAGTCGACGCAGGTGATCCTCCTGTTCGCGATGTTCCTCGGCGGCTCGGCCGGCTCCGCGGCGGGGTCGGTGAAGATCGTCCGCTGGTACGTCGTCCAGCAGACGGTCGCCCGGGAACTCTTCACCACGGTGCATCCCGAGGCGGTCCGACCGGTTCGGCTCTCGGACGCGCCGATCGACGAGGACACGATCCGGAGCGTGATCGTGTTCGTCATGACGTTCCTCGCCCTCTTCGTCGCCTCGACCGTGCTGGTCTTCCTCGACGGGCTCCGGACGGGGCTTGACCTCTCGGCGCTCGAAGCCGCCAGCGTCGCGATCGCGACGCTCGGCAACGTCGGGCCGGGGTTCGGGCTCGTGGGCCCGATGAACAGCTTCCTCCCCTTCTCGGACGCCGCGAAGCTGTACATGGTGGTGCTGATGTGGATCGGCCGGCTCGAAGTGCTGTCCGTCCTCGTGATCTTCACGCCGTCGTTCTGGCGGCGGTGA
- a CDS encoding 4a-hydroxytetrahydrobiopterin dehydratase, translated as MATQLADEPCEACTSEDEPLTAAEYAEYLAEIDDDVWEVVDEHHLDGTYAFDDFRDALEFTYEIGELAEEEWHHPDIHLQWGEVRVEMWTHKIDGLHKTDFVMAARMDRIHEEHAPDS; from the coding sequence ATGGCGACCCAACTCGCTGACGAGCCGTGTGAGGCGTGCACCTCGGAGGACGAACCGCTCACCGCCGCGGAGTACGCGGAGTATCTCGCCGAGATCGACGACGACGTCTGGGAGGTCGTCGACGAGCACCACCTCGACGGGACGTACGCGTTCGACGACTTCCGCGACGCCTTGGAGTTCACCTACGAGATCGGCGAACTCGCCGAAGAGGAGTGGCACCACCCCGACATCCACCTCCAGTGGGGCGAGGTGCGCGTCGAGATGTGGACCCACAAGATCGACGGCCTACACAAGACCGACTTCGTGATGGCCGCGCGGATGGACCGCATCCACGAGGAGCACGCGCCCGACTCATAA
- a CDS encoding NfeD family protein, translating into MPVPPLPMQLDLLGPETLPLLLVLAGLGLSVAEAIAPGAHFVVLGVALLLAGVVGLLIGPFASPLVLGVLVLLFGALSLYGYREFDIYGGKGTAKTSDSDALTGSFGRVTERVTPTMGEIKLEGGGFNPYYSARSMDDEIDVGTEVMVVDPGGGNVVTVTPVSEYEDEIDRELARGRQNANATVDAGDGEVDREHETETEPG; encoded by the coding sequence ATGCCGGTACCGCCCCTCCCGATGCAACTCGACCTCCTCGGTCCCGAGACGCTGCCGCTCCTGCTCGTCCTCGCGGGGCTTGGGCTCTCGGTGGCGGAGGCCATCGCCCCCGGTGCGCACTTCGTCGTCCTCGGCGTCGCGCTGTTGCTCGCCGGCGTCGTCGGCCTCCTCATCGGGCCGTTCGCGTCGCCGCTCGTCCTCGGTGTTCTCGTCTTGCTGTTCGGCGCGCTGTCGCTGTACGGCTACCGCGAGTTCGACATCTACGGCGGGAAAGGAACCGCAAAAACGAGCGACTCGGACGCGCTGACGGGCTCGTTCGGCCGCGTCACGGAGCGCGTCACCCCGACGATGGGCGAGATAAAACTCGAGGGCGGCGGCTTCAACCCCTACTACTCGGCGCGGTCGATGGACGACGAGATCGACGTGGGAACCGAGGTGATGGTCGTCGACCCCGGCGGCGGGAACGTCGTCACCGTCACGCCCGTCTCCGAGTACGAAGACGAGATCGACCGGGAACTGGCGCGGGGGCGACAGAACGCGAACGCGACGGTCGACGCTGGAGACGGCGAGGTCGACCGAGAACACGAGACCGAGACCGAACCCGGCTGA
- a CDS encoding DUF7312 domain-containing protein — protein sequence MAQSGPDSETDDTFRSRVDDEQSDTDATDAADPTDGTVTEESEWQFGLDEVGPDGIVESEPEPLEPGRPSAENVFFILLGIAVTVFLLSTVV from the coding sequence ATGGCACAGTCCGGTCCCGACAGCGAGACGGACGACACCTTTCGGTCGCGCGTCGACGACGAGCAGTCCGACACCGACGCGACTGACGCGGCCGATCCGACCGACGGCACGGTGACCGAAGAGAGCGAGTGGCAGTTCGGTCTCGACGAGGTCGGCCCCGACGGGATCGTCGAGTCCGAACCGGAGCCGCTCGAACCCGGCCGTCCCTCCGCCGAGAACGTCTTTTTCATCCTCCTCGGCATCGCCGTGACCGTCTTCCTCCTGTCGACCGTCGTCTGA
- the pyk gene encoding pyruvate kinase, translating to MRNAKIVCTLGPASDDEETIGALAEAGMSVARLNASHGTVEHRSAVIDRIRAVDAESQTPLAAMIDLKGPEVRTAPLEEPIHLETGSEVRFVEGDEATPTEVGLSYSISAATAGDVILLDDGRIDATVERVEGDAVVARINSGGDLSGRKGVNVPGVDLDIDLITEGDSRNLELAAEKEVDFVAASFIRSAGDIYAISDFLEEHGAEIPVIAKIERAGAVENLDEIVEAAYGVMVARGDLGVECPLEDVPMIQKRTIRKCQAAGVPVITATEMLDSMVHARRPTRAEASDVANAVLDGTDAVMLSGETAVGDHPVRVVETMARIVQEIEASEEYSESREQRVPTASTDSRTEALARSARYLARDVGASAVVAASESGYTARKTAKFRPGVPVIATTPKDRVRRQLSISWGIDARFSEYRTSAAEVMDDAVTAALDAGVAESGDTIVILSGMMTELEETNTTNMLKVHVVAESVANGRKIVGGRVAGPLYRTSDGDLTAVPEGAVLYLGADFDGEFDGDARKLAAIVDARPGLTGYPAMVARELDIPMISGAPVPNAIEDGTVVTLHAERGIVYEGDILATEDRDRQAIVNGQA from the coding sequence ATGAGAAACGCGAAAATCGTCTGTACGCTGGGACCGGCGTCGGACGACGAGGAAACAATCGGAGCGCTCGCGGAGGCCGGAATGTCGGTCGCCCGGCTCAACGCGAGTCACGGAACCGTCGAACACCGATCGGCGGTGATCGACCGGATCCGGGCAGTCGACGCGGAGAGCCAGACCCCGCTGGCGGCGATGATCGACCTCAAGGGGCCAGAGGTACGAACCGCGCCGCTCGAGGAACCGATCCACCTCGAAACCGGGAGCGAGGTCCGCTTCGTCGAAGGCGACGAGGCGACGCCGACGGAGGTCGGCCTCTCGTACTCGATCTCGGCGGCGACGGCGGGCGACGTCATCCTGCTCGACGACGGTCGCATCGACGCGACCGTCGAACGCGTCGAGGGCGACGCGGTCGTCGCCCGTATCAACTCCGGCGGCGACCTCAGCGGACGCAAGGGCGTGAACGTCCCCGGCGTCGACCTCGACATCGACCTGATCACCGAGGGCGACAGCCGGAACCTCGAACTCGCCGCCGAGAAGGAGGTCGACTTCGTCGCCGCCTCGTTCATCCGCTCGGCGGGCGACATCTACGCCATCTCCGACTTCCTCGAAGAGCACGGCGCGGAGATCCCCGTCATCGCGAAGATCGAACGGGCGGGTGCCGTCGAGAACCTCGACGAGATCGTCGAAGCCGCCTACGGCGTGATGGTCGCCCGCGGCGATTTAGGGGTGGAGTGCCCGCTGGAGGACGTGCCGATGATCCAGAAACGCACGATCCGCAAGTGCCAGGCCGCGGGCGTGCCGGTCATCACCGCGACCGAGATGCTCGACTCGATGGTCCACGCGCGCCGGCCGACGCGCGCGGAGGCCTCGGACGTCGCCAACGCGGTGCTCGACGGCACCGACGCGGTCATGCTCTCGGGCGAGACGGCCGTCGGCGACCACCCCGTTCGGGTCGTCGAGACGATGGCCCGGATCGTCCAAGAGATCGAGGCGAGCGAGGAGTACAGCGAGAGCCGCGAACAGCGGGTCCCGACGGCCAGCACCGACTCCCGAACCGAGGCGCTCGCCCGGTCGGCGCGGTACCTCGCGCGCGACGTCGGGGCGTCGGCCGTCGTCGCGGCGTCCGAGTCGGGGTACACGGCCCGGAAGACCGCGAAGTTCCGCCCCGGCGTCCCGGTCATCGCGACGACGCCGAAAGACCGCGTTCGCCGCCAGCTCTCCATCTCCTGGGGGATCGACGCCCGCTTCTCCGAGTACCGCACGAGCGCCGCCGAGGTCATGGACGACGCGGTCACCGCGGCGCTCGACGCCGGGGTCGCAGAGAGCGGCGACACCATCGTCATCCTCTCTGGGATGATGACCGAACTCGAAGAGACGAACACGACGAACATGCTGAAAGTGCACGTTGTCGCCGAATCGGTCGCCAACGGGCGGAAGATCGTCGGCGGGCGGGTCGCCGGCCCGCTCTACCGGACCTCCGACGGCGACCTCACTGCCGTCCCCGAGGGCGCAGTGTTGTACCTCGGAGCGGACTTCGACGGGGAGTTCGACGGCGACGCCCGCAAACTCGCCGCCATCGTCGACGCCAGGCCCGGCCTCACGGGGTATCCAGCGATGGTCGCCCGCGAACTCGACATCCCGATGATCTCGGGCGCGCCCGTCCCCAACGCGATCGAGGACGGGACGGTCGTCACCCTCCACGCCGAACGCGGCATCGTCTACGAAGGCGACATCCTCGCCACCGAGGACCGCGACCGCCAAGCCATCGTGAACGGCCAGGCGTGA
- a CDS encoding cytochrome bc complex cytochrome b subunit, with protein MEPDDSPSPETPPATDGGGLVRPVSPDDETPTWAERKARTTGLARLTYEYFERARYEDQTLRQASTYVERDVLGFPTWPHETVRNASIASFFVGMILFLSATMPPHIGPPADPSTTPPVILPDWYLYWSFGLLKLDPLNPELAVLGGQKLMADRTFGVVANLVVVGIIAIVPFLNKGSARRPVEQPFWAAVGIGGVVFAFSISVLSVQNLVPMDAKLLFDLTFLLPIVAGIVAYAVLKTMREGYTYDLNRRYYRLRPPK; from the coding sequence ATGGAGCCGGACGACTCGCCGTCCCCCGAGACCCCCCCGGCCACCGACGGTGGGGGGCTGGTACGCCCGGTATCGCCGGACGACGAGACGCCGACGTGGGCCGAGCGCAAGGCCCGAACGACGGGGCTCGCGCGGCTCACGTACGAGTACTTCGAGCGGGCGCGGTACGAGGACCAGACGCTCCGTCAGGCGTCGACGTACGTCGAACGCGACGTGCTCGGCTTCCCGACGTGGCCCCACGAGACGGTGCGAAACGCCTCGATCGCGTCGTTTTTCGTGGGGATGATCCTCTTCCTGTCGGCGACGATGCCGCCGCACATCGGCCCGCCGGCGGACCCCTCGACGACCCCGCCGGTGATCCTGCCCGACTGGTATCTGTACTGGTCGTTCGGCCTGCTCAAACTCGACCCGCTCAACCCCGAACTCGCCGTCCTCGGCGGGCAGAAGCTCATGGCCGACCGGACGTTCGGCGTCGTCGCCAACCTGGTCGTCGTCGGCATCATCGCGATCGTTCCCTTCCTCAACAAAGGGAGCGCGCGCAGACCCGTCGAGCAGCCGTTCTGGGCCGCTGTCGGCATCGGCGGCGTCGTCTTCGCGTTCAGCATCTCCGTGCTGTCGGTCCAGAACCTCGTGCCCATGGACGCCAAGTTGCTGTTCGATCTGACGTTCCTCCTCCCGATCGTCGCGGGGATCGTCGCCTACGCGGTGCTGAAGACGATGCGCGAGGGGTACACGTACGACCTCAACCGCCGATACTACCGCCTGCGTCCGCCGAAGTAA